From the genome of Thermogutta terrifontis, one region includes:
- a CDS encoding carbohydrate-binding family 6 protein, producing MLRTVVSTAVLASFLVWGCFGHPIWADEPGSIEFRGDIRTPQVAFAIDEILQSVFVTGTPQPRLVVEFRVDKKALPPQGYRIERMESPAGFRITGGDPTGAMYGGLDIAEAIRIHALNELPEGEHRPYIERRGIKFNIPLDVRTPSYSDNGDSFQANIPEVWSTAFWHEFLDEMARHRYNVLTLWNLHPFPSIVRVPEFPDVALNDVWRTRVRLDDSFSHSGSDMVRPEMLRDVEIVRRMTIDEKIAFWRHVMQYAHDRGIEVYWFTWNIFVWGTDGKYGITADRDNPVTIQYFRASVRELVRTYPLLAGIGITAGENMGRGDKRLTVEQWLWQTYGEGVRDALADQPGRSFRLIHRFHMTDLNEILKEFHNALDILEFSYKYSVAHMYSIPNPPFIKPVLERMPAGMKTWLTVRNDDIYSFRWGDPDYAREYILNMPGPDRLAGFYMGPDGYCWGREAIDVDGEVPRQLVMKKQWYSFLLWGRLSYDPALSNEHFRKILAARFPDVPSEKLFTAWAAASRVFPLITRFFWGDIDLRWFPEACMRYPAPRGFYTVKDFILGQTMPGSGVLNIQEWLNKKERTNENAIGPLEIASDLDNNAQKTLTLLADLKSRQVTGRELQRTLGDLEAMAYLGKYYAEKIRGAVNLAEFDREGQPDQKQAAVEHLQKALENWQNYARIALSWFKPQLLNRIGYVDLREITAYVEKDIEIARQWQPGSLKDELAPAPKK from the coding sequence ATGCTGCGAACGGTCGTGTCCACGGCTGTGCTGGCGTCTTTTCTGGTTTGGGGGTGCTTTGGTCATCCGATTTGGGCGGATGAACCGGGAAGTATCGAGTTCCGCGGCGACATTCGGACCCCTCAAGTCGCATTCGCGATCGACGAAATCCTGCAATCGGTGTTTGTGACAGGAACGCCGCAGCCCCGGCTGGTCGTTGAATTTCGCGTTGACAAGAAGGCACTTCCGCCCCAAGGCTATCGGATCGAACGAATGGAAAGCCCGGCTGGTTTCCGGATCACCGGAGGAGACCCCACGGGGGCCATGTACGGCGGTCTGGACATCGCTGAGGCAATTCGCATCCACGCGCTGAACGAACTGCCTGAAGGTGAGCATCGACCGTACATCGAACGCCGCGGCATCAAATTCAACATCCCCCTCGATGTCCGAACACCGAGCTATTCCGATAACGGAGACAGTTTTCAGGCCAACATTCCGGAAGTCTGGAGCACCGCTTTCTGGCATGAATTCCTCGACGAAATGGCCCGACATCGATACAACGTGCTCACGCTTTGGAATTTGCACCCGTTTCCATCGATCGTCCGCGTTCCGGAGTTTCCTGATGTGGCGCTGAACGACGTTTGGCGAACTCGTGTTCGATTGGATGACTCATTTTCACATTCGGGGAGCGACATGGTTCGTCCCGAGATGCTGCGGGACGTGGAGATTGTCCGACGAATGACGATCGATGAAAAAATCGCCTTCTGGCGTCACGTGATGCAGTATGCCCACGACCGCGGTATCGAAGTCTACTGGTTCACCTGGAATATCTTCGTGTGGGGCACGGATGGCAAATACGGAATCACTGCCGACCGTGATAATCCGGTGACCATCCAGTACTTCCGGGCGAGTGTGCGTGAATTGGTCCGAACCTATCCTCTTCTGGCAGGTATAGGGATTACCGCCGGGGAAAACATGGGTCGCGGGGACAAGCGTCTCACTGTAGAACAATGGCTCTGGCAAACCTACGGCGAAGGGGTCCGCGACGCCCTCGCCGATCAGCCGGGTCGATCCTTTCGGCTAATTCACCGCTTCCACATGACGGATTTGAACGAAATTCTCAAGGAATTTCACAACGCTTTGGATATTCTGGAGTTTAGTTATAAATATTCTGTTGCCCATATGTATTCCATTCCCAATCCACCGTTTATTAAACCGGTCCTGGAACGGATGCCCGCTGGAATGAAGACCTGGCTAACGGTCCGTAATGATGACATCTACAGCTTTCGCTGGGGTGACCCCGATTATGCCCGCGAATATATCCTCAATATGCCCGGTCCTGATCGCCTGGCGGGATTCTACATGGGCCCTGACGGATACTGCTGGGGTCGCGAAGCCATCGATGTCGATGGTGAAGTGCCCCGACAATTGGTCATGAAGAAACAGTGGTACAGTTTTCTCCTCTGGGGACGCCTGAGCTACGATCCCGCACTTTCGAACGAGCACTTCCGCAAAATTCTGGCGGCGCGGTTTCCTGATGTGCCATCCGAAAAGCTCTTCACAGCCTGGGCAGCGGCTTCCAGGGTCTTTCCGCTGATCACTCGGTTCTTCTGGGGAGATATTGACCTGAGATGGTTTCCAGAAGCGTGCATGCGGTATCCCGCCCCACGAGGGTTTTACACTGTAAAAGACTTTATTCTGGGGCAGACGATGCCCGGCAGCGGTGTTTTAAACATTCAGGAATGGCTCAATAAAAAGGAGCGCACCAACGAAAATGCCATCGGGCCTTTAGAGATTGCCAGCGACCTAGACAACAATGCTCAGAAAACGTTGACGTTGCTGGCCGATTTGAAATCCCGTCAGGTCACCGGCCGGGAACTCCAGCGGACGCTCGGCGATCTTGAAGCCATGGCCTATCTGGGAAAATACTATGCCGAAAAAATTCGCGGCGCGGTAAACCTGGCAGAATTTGACCGCGAGGGCCAACCCGATCAAAAGCAGGCCGCCGTGGAACACCTCCAGAAGGCACTCGAAAACTGGCAAAATTATGCGCGGATTGCCCTCAGCTGGTTTAAACCGCAACTTCTCAATCGCATTGGGTATGTGGACCTCCGCGAAATAACAGCCTACGTTGAGAAAGACATCGAAATCGCCCGGCAATGGCAACCTGGTAGCCTCAAAGACGAACTCGCCCCGGCACCCAAAAAGTAA
- a CDS encoding rhomboid family intramembrane serine protease: protein MADDNPDTPTPEPSPLVITEDMLASPSAPTPPLIDFERGMCWTPAMTLGLSVLNICFFIPVFLAEKPEQILDVFLKTALIREKVLAGEIWRMITSMFMHVDLSHLLGNMAALYIVGMACEHAFGPWQTVLVFLLAGLCGGFVSLLVHPGPSVGASGAIFGVLGCAVGFFWRHRRVVHLRDKRIGLALFAWAGYQIVIGVMEPMVDNAAHVGGLVAGLVIGCLLRPRLLAGLEPSHAVPTAMQNSG from the coding sequence ATGGCCGATGACAATCCCGATACGCCCACACCCGAACCCTCCCCGCTTGTCATCACAGAAGACATGCTTGCTTCACCGTCGGCCCCAACTCCGCCGCTTATTGACTTTGAGCGGGGAATGTGCTGGACCCCCGCCATGACCCTGGGATTGAGCGTCCTCAATATCTGCTTCTTTATTCCCGTTTTTTTGGCGGAAAAGCCAGAACAAATATTGGATGTTTTTCTCAAAACGGCCCTCATTCGAGAGAAGGTCCTGGCCGGGGAAATTTGGCGCATGATCACATCGATGTTTATGCATGTGGATCTGTCCCATCTTCTGGGAAACATGGCGGCGCTCTACATCGTGGGGATGGCTTGCGAGCACGCCTTTGGCCCCTGGCAGACAGTTCTCGTTTTCCTTCTGGCCGGTCTGTGCGGCGGCTTTGTCAGCCTCCTCGTGCATCCCGGACCATCGGTGGGCGCCTCGGGTGCGATCTTCGGAGTGCTCGGATGTGCCGTCGGATTTTTCTGGCGACACCGTCGGGTGGTCCACCTCCGCGACAAACGCATCGGGCTGGCCCTCTTCGCATGGGCTGGGTATCAAATTGTCATTGGCGTGATGGAACCGATGGTCGATAATGCTGCGCACGTCGGCGGTTTGGTCGCCGGATTGGTGATCGGCTGCCTGCTCCGCCCACGGTTACTCGCGGGACTTGAACCATCTCACGCCGTGCCCACCGCAATGCAGAACAGCGGTTGA
- a CDS encoding alpha/beta hydrolase family protein: MLGTLIAIVLSVTAAGAADDWAVLPGHSQLKDPQSMMTNYLLGQIAEAEKRWREAYEKRTTVEQIRQHQEFLKQEFLRRIGGLPERTPLNPQVVGRLERKGYLVEKILFESQPRHFVTAVLFLPDSAKYRPPYAAVLVPCGHSNEAKGYKNYAGFAALCATNGLAALVFDPIDQGERHQWRDPDGKFTLWGTAGHNMIGVGSILLGRNTARFEIWDGIRAIDYLQSRPDIDPEKIGCSGISGGGTQTAYLMALDPRIKAAAPGCYICSLYGRLIRENGPQDAEQNIFGQLALGMDHADYCIMHAPAPTLLLTATRDYFNIEDAWLSFRMAKRVYGRFGYPERMDLAETDAEHGFTVQLREASVRFMLRWLLGRDEAVFEPPDLDVPTVAELQCTPQGEVMLLEGARSVYDLNRDYAQELKTRRENLWKTTPHEKLLERVAEIAGVRALRDLPPPQVTVCQTVSGEIYDLAKVIFRPEPGIELPALIFNPKGQEPKSGVVYIHEDGKAADAGKGGPIEKLVLQGKLVLAVDLRGLGETQRTGQTYFRPQYHGPDGQDFYLAYHLGKSYVGMRAEDILVVARWLKEQHLPRNSPLELVAVGYLNSSALHAAVREPALFQHVHLVRPLVSWANVVQLGFSKNRLVNTVHGALEVYDLPDLVRVLGERVSMEDPRDALGAPWPGQL; the protein is encoded by the coding sequence ATGCTGGGCACTCTCATCGCAATCGTTTTATCCGTAACTGCGGCTGGCGCGGCGGACGATTGGGCGGTTTTACCCGGCCATTCGCAGCTCAAGGATCCCCAAAGCATGATGACCAACTATCTCCTCGGCCAGATTGCCGAGGCAGAAAAAAGATGGCGCGAGGCCTACGAGAAGCGGACCACGGTCGAGCAAATCAGGCAGCACCAGGAGTTTTTGAAGCAGGAATTTCTCCGACGCATCGGGGGTTTGCCGGAGCGAACCCCACTCAATCCCCAGGTGGTGGGCCGACTTGAGCGCAAAGGTTACCTGGTGGAAAAAATCCTCTTTGAAAGCCAGCCCCGCCACTTTGTCACGGCGGTGCTGTTTTTGCCCGACTCCGCCAAATACCGGCCTCCCTACGCGGCAGTCCTGGTCCCCTGCGGACATTCCAATGAGGCCAAAGGTTACAAGAACTACGCCGGTTTTGCCGCCCTGTGCGCGACGAACGGCCTGGCCGCCCTCGTCTTCGACCCCATCGACCAGGGAGAACGCCATCAGTGGCGCGATCCCGATGGCAAATTCACCCTTTGGGGCACCGCCGGACACAACATGATCGGTGTCGGTTCCATCCTGCTGGGCCGAAACACCGCACGGTTTGAAATCTGGGATGGCATTCGGGCCATCGATTATCTGCAATCTCGACCCGATATCGACCCCGAAAAAATCGGCTGCTCCGGCATCAGTGGCGGTGGGACCCAAACCGCCTATCTGATGGCCCTGGATCCCCGCATTAAAGCGGCCGCACCAGGCTGCTACATTTGCAGTCTCTATGGCCGGCTCATCCGTGAAAATGGCCCCCAGGATGCGGAACAGAACATCTTCGGCCAGCTTGCCCTGGGAATGGACCATGCCGATTATTGCATCATGCACGCACCGGCGCCGACACTCCTTCTGACGGCCACCCGCGATTATTTCAATATCGAGGACGCATGGCTGTCCTTCCGCATGGCCAAGCGGGTGTACGGTCGATTCGGCTATCCGGAACGCATGGACCTCGCCGAGACCGACGCCGAGCACGGTTTCACCGTTCAATTGCGGGAGGCCTCGGTCCGCTTCATGCTCCGCTGGCTGCTAGGCCGCGACGAAGCGGTCTTTGAGCCCCCCGACCTCGATGTCCCGACAGTTGCCGAGCTCCAGTGCACGCCCCAGGGAGAGGTGATGCTCCTGGAAGGGGCACGCTCAGTCTATGACCTTAATCGCGACTACGCCCAGGAGCTGAAAACCCGTCGGGAAAACCTCTGGAAAACCACGCCCCACGAAAAACTCCTCGAACGCGTGGCCGAAATCGCTGGGGTCCGGGCTTTAAGGGATTTGCCCCCTCCCCAGGTCACGGTATGTCAAACCGTTAGCGGAGAAATCTATGACCTGGCAAAAGTTATTTTCCGACCCGAACCAGGGATCGAACTCCCCGCCCTCATCTTCAACCCTAAAGGCCAGGAACCAAAAAGTGGCGTCGTTTACATTCACGAGGACGGTAAGGCTGCCGACGCGGGAAAAGGCGGGCCCATCGAAAAACTCGTCCTGCAGGGCAAACTCGTCCTTGCCGTTGATCTCCGCGGACTGGGCGAGACGCAGCGAACCGGCCAAACCTATTTCCGGCCACAATATCATGGCCCCGATGGCCAGGACTTCTACCTCGCCTATCACCTGGGAAAGTCCTACGTGGGCATGCGGGCGGAAGACATCCTTGTCGTCGCCCGCTGGCTCAAAGAGCAGCATCTGCCAAGGAATAGTCCCCTGGAGCTTGTCGCGGTGGGTTATCTCAATAGCAGCGCCCTTCATGCGGCTGTGCGAGAGCCAGCCCTGTTCCAGCACGTCCATCTGGTTCGTCCCCTCGTTTCCTGGGCTAACGTGGTCCAGTTGGGTTTCAGCAAGAATCGGCTGGTCAATACAGTTCACGGGGCTCTGGAGGTGTATGACCTGCCGGACCTGGTTCGCGTGCTGGGAGAAAGGGTGTCGATGGAGGACCCCCGCGATGCCCTGGGCGCGCCCTGGCCAGGACAGCTCTGA